The genomic interval TAGAATGCAAGAAATTATCAACGCTAATACTCCTTACCGTCCTGATATCACTTCTACCAATGGCTTGCAATTTAAAAATGGAACAGGAACGACTATATTAGGCGCTCACATCTATTTTGGGTCAGATGATAAAGAAGCAACCGCAGATAGCTACGAATGGTCGAAAGATGGAACAGTTGTCGCTCCAACTCAGACTATCACAGTTGATGCCAGCGGAGTTGCGGATAAGGCAGTTTATAGCTTTAAAGCGACGGTTGCGGGTAAAGTAGTCGCTAGTCAGTCGGTTACCATCACTAATGTAGATGATGGAACAGCAGGGTCTGATGGACGTTCTATTACAAATATTGAGCAGAAGTACCGATTAACAACTTCCTCAAGCATCCCCACACAAGATTGGACTGATTCTGGTTGGTTAACTTCTCAACCTACAACAACATCTACTAATAAGTATCTTTGGTCTATCACTCGAACAACTTTCAATTTAGCACCTTTAACGCAAGATGTTATTGAACAAAAAGCAGTTTATGGTGATAAAGGCGATAAGGGAGATACTGGAAATGATGGGAGAGCAGGTAAGGACGGTGTTGGACTACGTTCAACCACAGTTACATATACTATATCTTCAAGCGGAACAGTTACCCCAACGGCTGGATGGAATTCACAAGTCCCTACTTTAGTCAAAGGGCAATATCTCTGGACGAAAACAGTTTGGAATTACTCAGACGGAACGAGTGAATCGGGATATACAGTCTCTTACATTGCGAAAGACGGAAATAACGGTCATGACGGAATTGCTGGTAAAGATGGTACTGGAATTAAGAAAACCACAATCACTTACGCAGTCGGAACATCAGGAACAACTGCTCCAGCAAGCGGTTGGAATAGCCAAGTGCCTAACGTGCCAGCGGGGCAATACCTATGGACTAAGACTGTTTGGGCTTATACGGATAAGACCAGCGAGACAGGTTATTCAGTTTCTAAATTCGGTGAAAAGGGCGATAAGGGAGACCGAGGTATTCAAGGTATTCAAGGTAATGATGGAAGTCAAGGGATTCCTGGACCTAAAGGTGCTGACGGAAAAACGCAATATACACATATCGCATACGCAAATAGTGCCGATGGTAAAACAGGCTTTTCAACTTCTGATTCTAATCGTGCCTATATCGGGATGTATGTTGATTTTAACATCAATGATTCAACCACTCCGAGCGATTACTCATGGACGCTTGTTAAAGGAGCGGATGGAACGCAAGGGACACCGGGCAAACCTGGGACAGACGGTAAGACACCGTATTTTCACACAGCATGGTCTTACAGCGCAGACGGTACGGACGGTTTCACAACTGTTTATCCGAATTTGAATTTGTTAGACGGTACTAAAGATTTTAGTGGGAATTGGACAAATGCAAGTAGTTGGGTAACTGATGGAACGTATAAAGGCTTAACTGTTAAAAAACGAACCAATCAATGGGTCGGTATTTATAAAACATTTACAGCTCCAAAAGATGGTGTTTACACATTTTCAGCTTATGTTAAAAGTTCAGGAGATACGGCAGGTATATATAGGCTTATTTTTAAAAATGGTGTAAATGTTCTCTTGCCTAACAAGTTTCTAGGAAATAACTTCGATTGGTTAAGGGATAGTTTTAGTATAACTTTGGAAGCTGGCGATGTTATGCACACTAGATACGAAATAAGTGGTTCAGCCCCAGATACAATTTTATGGACTGCTGGACATAAGTGGGAAGAAGGCTCAACCGCCACTCCACACATGCGCTCAGCTAGCGAAGTCACAACTGCCGACTGGCCTAGTTACATCGGTCAGTACACCGACTTTACGCAAGCTGACAGCACTAATCCATCTGACTACACTTGGAGTCTGATACGAGGGAATGACGGAAAAGATGGGGCAGATGGTAAAGACGGAAGAGCAGGTAAGGACGGTGTTGGAATAAAAACCACTGTTATCACTTACGCTATTTCAACAAATGGAACAACAGCACCAAATACTGGATGGACAAGTTCTGTTCCAGGTCTTATAAAAGGTCAGTATCTCTGGACGAAAACAGTATGGTCATACACGGACAACTCATCTGAAACAGGTTATTCAGTCACTTATATTTCTAAAGACGGGAACAACGGTCATGACGGAATTGCTGGTAAAGATGGTGTTGGTATTAAAACTACGACTATTACATATGCAGGCTCAACAAGTGGAACGACAGTACCGAATACTGGTTGGACTTCCACAGTTCCAACAGTTGCAGCAGGTAGTTATCTGTGGACTAAGACTGTTTGGGCTTATACTGATAATACCATTGAAACAGGATATTCAGTAGGTAAAATGGGAAACACTGGTCCTGCTGGTCCTGCTGGAAGCGACGGTAATCCTGGTAAAGTTGTATCTGATACTGAACCAACGACTCGATTCAAAGGCTTGACTTGGAAATATTCAGGTACGTCTGACCTTACCGCAAGTGATGGAACAGTTATCAAGCCTAATACGGAGTATTACTACAACGGAACTCACTGGATGATTAACTTTCTAAGTGCTAATAACATCGATGCCAATTCTATCACTGCAGAAAAAATCAATGGTACAGATTTAGAAGTGAAAAACGGGAAGTTCACAGACGGAGTTATTGAAACGAGTTGGAAAAATGGAACCGTTGCTGGGAGCACGAATATTGAAAAGGACCATTTAATAATTACCCGAACAGATTCCTCTGTTAACACAACAAACTCTATTGGTTTGGATAGCACCCAAGGACTTATCATGGTTTACACCGAGAATTCAACAGGACGAACAATATCAGTCGGTACGAATTTTCAAGGCATGTCCTTAACTGACAGCACGGGAATTTCTGCGAGTATCTCACCAGCCGGTGTCAAGTTGTCCTCCGATGTAAACTGGACTCAAATCGGAAATATCGGTGGACGTAGAGCTGAGTGGAAACGTGAAAACAATCGAGTTACGATGAATATCCACGGTGGTAACGGTGATAGGTTCCCTGTCGTCACGAGCGGCGGAACGCTTTTGGGAATACTTCCAACAAACGCTAGACCTCCAAGCGATATTTCCATGCCTGCTACTGCTCAGGGAGCTGGTGCAACCGCTCAAATTTCAATTAATTCCACGGGAGAAGTGAGGTGTTATCGCTGGGGCGGAGATTCTGTTTATTTTGGTGCTTATATTAGTTATTACGTTGAATAAAGGAGAAACAATGAAAATACTAAAATCAAACATCTTGCAGTATGTAGGAGAGACTGGAACAGCTGATATTCCAACAGGTAATATTAAAGGAAATGTTAATGAAGATGGGTCTTTCAAATTGGAAGTAACTGTTTTTAACGCAAATGAATTTTTCAGTGAGGAAACCCAAAGGATTGAACTAACAGAATTTTTCAATCAAATTTTGGATAAGTCCAAAGAAATAAGTGGTGGAGCAAGTAAAGAATAGAAAGTAGGGGTTATGGAATTAGAACAACTTGTGGAGCAGCACGAGGACAAGCTCAAGCAACATGACAAAGAATTATCTCGACTTAATGATATGTCGGTTGAAATGCAAAAGCAAATGAATGACGGTCTGACTCGTGTGGATGAATCCAATCGCTTTTTAAGAGAACAGAACACTCGTCAATCTGAACAAAATGCTCAAATATTGCAAGCTGTTATTAAAGGCAATGAAAGCTCAGATGAACATCAGTTTCAGTTGAAATTACTTGATAAAACAAACTTTTGGAAGTTGACGATTGGAATCGGCAGTTCTGCAGCAGCAATTTTTGTAGCATTAACTGAAATAATCAAAGTATTTTTTAAATAAAGGAGAAAGAACATGAAAACAATTGATAAAGGAACGCTTACACGTACAGTTTTGCTTTGGTTAGCTATCATTAACCAAATTCTAACAGCATTGGGTATTAATCCATTGCCGCTTGACGATAATACTGTCAGCACAGTTATCACAACAGTTTTTGCACTTTGGGCTTGGTGGAAGAATAACGACTTCACTCATGCAGCTAAAAAAGGAACTGAACTTACAAAAAGTTTGAAAAATGGAGATAGCGTTCAAGTAGTTAAGGCATCTGATGCTGACCATGAATTCACAGAAGGAGGCGAATAATGTCAAGTATTGAAAATATGATAGCTTGGATGCAAGCACGAAAGGGTAAGGTAACTTACTCAATGACTTCACGAATGGGGCCAAACTCTTATGATTGTAGCTCGTCAGTATTCTTTGCCATGATTGCTGGTGGATTTCTGTCGGTTGGCTCAATGGGTAATACTGAAACTTTGTTTGGAATGTCAGGAACTAAACTCAAAGAAATCAGTCGTGGAGAGGTGCAACGTGGCGATATC from Lactococcus lactis carries:
- a CDS encoding phage holin, translated to MKTIDKGTLTRTVLLWLAIINQILTALGINPLPLDDNTVSTVITTVFALWAWWKNNDFTHAAKKGTELTKSLKNGDSVQVVKASDADHEFTEGGE